One Bifidobacterium crudilactis genomic region harbors:
- a CDS encoding deoxyguanosinetriphosphate triphosphohydrolase has protein sequence MQSGQFDEHGESLLEGEGYGPVDEERWAPEPPKSSVRTAFERDRARLVHSSALRRLGAKTQILVAGTDDFARTRLTHTLEVAQIGRQIASMLGCDPDVVDCACLAHDLGHPPFGHNGERALSDIARNIGGFEGNAQTLRLLTRLEPKIFHTDGRSAGVNLTRAALDATVKYPWTLAEASQHPKGERSAKFCVYPDDMDVFEWLKRPGHRTDRPMECQVMDLSDDIAYSVHDMEDAIVAGSFNPLSLGDRKVIDAIVELTRSWYGQQWDADELVAALERLRSLEMFPQHFNGSRSALAQLKNITSALIGRFAGSVERATRERYGNGRLVRYTASVVIPDETAYEIVALKGISVFFVMAPREHEPFHDRQLEIVRDLVDVMMENSPRPSDALETVFLDDWYEADNDDERLRVAIDQVASLTDGSALTMHAILCS, from the coding sequence GTGCAGAGTGGACAGTTCGATGAGCACGGTGAGTCCTTGCTTGAAGGTGAGGGGTATGGACCGGTTGACGAGGAGCGCTGGGCGCCTGAACCGCCGAAATCCAGCGTGCGGACGGCGTTCGAGCGAGACCGTGCCCGTCTGGTGCATTCATCGGCGCTTCGTAGGCTCGGAGCCAAAACGCAGATACTCGTCGCCGGAACCGACGATTTCGCTCGTACTCGACTGACTCACACGCTTGAAGTCGCGCAGATTGGTCGCCAGATAGCCTCGATGCTCGGTTGCGACCCGGATGTGGTCGATTGCGCCTGTCTGGCCCATGACCTCGGGCATCCTCCGTTCGGCCACAATGGAGAGCGTGCATTATCCGATATCGCTCGGAATATCGGCGGTTTCGAAGGCAACGCTCAGACATTGCGATTGCTGACGCGGCTGGAGCCGAAGATTTTTCACACCGACGGGCGTAGTGCCGGGGTGAACCTCACTCGTGCCGCATTGGATGCGACGGTGAAGTATCCTTGGACTCTTGCGGAGGCTTCGCAGCATCCGAAGGGGGAGCGCAGCGCCAAGTTCTGCGTGTATCCGGATGATATGGATGTGTTCGAGTGGCTCAAACGGCCCGGTCACAGGACCGACCGCCCTATGGAATGCCAGGTGATGGACCTGTCGGATGACATCGCCTACAGCGTGCATGACATGGAGGACGCCATCGTCGCCGGTTCCTTCAATCCTTTGTCTCTCGGGGACCGCAAGGTAATCGATGCCATCGTTGAATTGACGCGTTCATGGTACGGGCAGCAGTGGGATGCGGACGAACTGGTCGCTGCGCTGGAACGGTTGAGGTCGTTGGAGATGTTCCCTCAGCATTTCAATGGTTCGCGGAGTGCACTGGCGCAGTTGAAAAACATCACGAGTGCTTTGATTGGCCGTTTCGCGGGCTCGGTGGAGCGTGCCACTCGTGAACGTTACGGCAATGGCAGACTGGTTCGTTACACGGCTTCGGTGGTGATTCCTGATGAAACGGCTTACGAAATCGTCGCGTTGAAGGGCATTTCGGTGTTTTTCGTGATGGCTCCGAGGGAACACGAACCTTTCCATGACAGGCAGCTCGAGATTGTTCGTGATTTGGTGGATGTGATGATGGAGAATTCTCCACGCCCATCGGACGCATTGGAGACGGTGTTCCTCGATGACTGGTACGAGGCCGACAACGACGATGAGCGTCTGCGTGTCGCCATAGACCAGGTCGCCAGCCTCACCGACGGTTCCGCCCTAACCATGCACGCTATTTTATGCAGCTGA
- the nrdF gene encoding class 1b ribonucleoside-diphosphate reductase subunit beta, whose protein sequence is MAASVTPPEFRRNHAARLRPVNWNAIRDDKDLEVWNRLVSNFWLPEKVPLSNDIPSWNTLTELERDTTVRVFTGLTMLDTTQSSVGEICQIEHARTEHEEAVYTNIAFMQAVHARSYSSIFSTLCSSEQIDDAYRWAVRNDLLQERVRTVLVEYESDNPLKRKAASTLLSSLLLYAGFYLPLHFASRAKLMNTADMIRLILRDKAIHGYYSGYKYQRGLEQLSASERSQMDAFTNELLDKLYDLELRYSDEVYQGFDFIDDVHAFVRYNANKALMNLGYPARFKASEIAVSAEILAALSPAADENHDFFSGSGSSYVMGHSESTDDDDWEF, encoded by the coding sequence ATGGCGGCATCGGTCACGCCACCCGAATTCAGACGGAACCATGCGGCGAGGCTCCGCCCGGTGAACTGGAATGCCATCAGGGACGACAAGGACTTGGAGGTGTGGAACCGTCTGGTATCGAATTTCTGGCTTCCCGAAAAGGTTCCGCTGTCGAACGACATTCCCTCGTGGAACACCTTGACGGAGCTCGAACGGGATACCACGGTCAGGGTGTTCACCGGCTTGACGATGCTTGATACCACCCAATCTTCGGTGGGGGAGATATGCCAGATAGAGCACGCCCGTACCGAGCATGAAGAGGCGGTGTACACGAACATCGCGTTCATGCAGGCGGTGCATGCGCGCTCGTATTCCTCGATATTCTCAACCCTGTGCTCCAGCGAGCAGATAGACGACGCCTATCGCTGGGCGGTACGCAACGACCTGTTGCAGGAACGTGTGCGCACCGTGCTCGTGGAATACGAAAGCGATAACCCGTTGAAGCGGAAAGCGGCATCCACGCTGCTCTCATCGCTGCTGCTGTATGCGGGTTTCTATCTGCCGCTCCACTTCGCTTCACGAGCGAAACTCATGAACACGGCGGATATGATTCGCCTCATATTGCGTGACAAGGCAATTCACGGGTATTATTCCGGCTACAAATATCAGCGCGGGCTTGAGCAGCTGTCGGCTTCGGAACGTTCGCAGATGGATGCCTTCACCAACGAACTCCTCGACAAGCTGTATGACCTGGAGCTGCGGTATTCGGACGAGGTGTATCAGGGCTTTGACTTCATCGACGATGTGCATGCCTTCGTGCGATACAACGCCAACAAGGCTCTGATGAATCTGGGGTATCCCGCCCGCTTCAAAGCTTCGGAGATTGCGGTGAGCGCGGAGATTCTGGCAGCTCTGTCTCCTGCGGCGGATGAAAACCACGATTTCTTCTCGGGTTCGGGTTCCTCGTATGTCATGGGGCATTCGGAGTCCACCGATGACGACGATTGGGAGTTCTAG
- the dnaG gene encoding DNA primase: protein MAGMIVKEDIEKVRAAADLYDIVSADVTLKSSGSGTFVGLCPFHDEKTPSFSVRPSLGVWHCFGCGLGGDVFGYIEQSENVGFGDAVSVLADKYHIELHYDSNSAVPEQRGSKRSRLLEANEEAQSFFVSQIMSKEALPARKLLGGRNFTQADSERFGCGYAPQGWDNLVRHLSSKGFTQEEMTDAGLARRGQRGVYDYFRGRVTWPIRDSTGRTLGFGARKLYDDDTIQAKYINTPDTQLYRKNQVLYGIDLAKSQIVKKRQVVIVEGYTDVMACHLAGVDTAVATCGTAFGLEHAKIVRRLISDDSLGAVQLVGPVKGSRVVFTFDGDAAGQKAALHAFGLDGSFLTQTFVAVAADNMDPCDLRIERGDEAVRSLVQHAKPLYDFVIDAAIDAFDTQFTTGQMGAVKAVSPVIAQIRDRSLLDLYARKAARRVGVEMEIMNREVAAARRNLHVRDEDAYASRNHRQTLNQIHERGENPSSSMVDRKKLEHQDALMQGYFRIDDAVFICEQQFMGTLIQVPRAVNREMFAQLDESNFTTPVFRSLFQAVDAAGGLPSEDTPQGLWMHNVTKATGPWLQQVINELAVMPLPLPQDDNTSGVRDSAVPESNAAAVQLRPPTVAETQYASELLVRLLDMGYMRRIAVAKRRMNQMVDGPDKFKLLGEITSLETARKDLQAQVYGNTVS, encoded by the coding sequence ATGGCAGGGATGATTGTTAAAGAGGATATCGAAAAGGTTCGAGCAGCGGCGGATTTGTACGATATCGTCTCTGCTGATGTCACGTTGAAATCCTCCGGTTCGGGTACTTTCGTAGGTCTTTGCCCTTTCCATGATGAGAAGACGCCGAGTTTTTCGGTGCGTCCTTCCCTTGGCGTCTGGCATTGTTTCGGGTGTGGTCTCGGCGGTGATGTGTTCGGCTACATCGAGCAGTCGGAGAATGTCGGTTTCGGCGATGCGGTGAGTGTGCTGGCCGATAAATACCATATCGAGCTGCATTACGATTCGAACAGTGCGGTGCCCGAGCAGCGCGGTTCCAAGCGTTCGCGCCTGCTGGAGGCCAACGAGGAGGCGCAGAGTTTCTTCGTGTCGCAGATTATGAGCAAGGAGGCCCTTCCTGCTCGCAAACTGCTCGGTGGAAGGAATTTCACTCAGGCCGATAGCGAACGTTTCGGATGCGGGTATGCTCCGCAAGGTTGGGATAACCTGGTTCGTCACCTCTCGTCAAAGGGATTCACCCAGGAGGAGATGACGGATGCCGGTCTTGCCAGAAGAGGGCAGCGCGGGGTCTATGACTACTTCCGGGGAAGGGTGACGTGGCCTATTCGCGACTCGACTGGGAGAACGCTTGGTTTCGGCGCACGCAAACTGTATGACGATGACACGATTCAGGCGAAGTACATCAATACTCCGGACACGCAGCTGTATCGGAAGAATCAGGTGCTGTACGGCATCGACCTGGCGAAATCGCAGATTGTCAAAAAACGTCAGGTGGTTATCGTCGAGGGCTACACGGATGTGATGGCATGCCATCTAGCCGGTGTCGACACTGCTGTGGCGACGTGTGGCACGGCTTTCGGCTTGGAGCATGCGAAGATTGTGCGTCGTCTGATTTCGGATGATTCCTTGGGTGCCGTGCAGTTGGTGGGCCCGGTCAAAGGGTCCCGTGTGGTATTCACCTTCGACGGGGATGCTGCCGGGCAGAAGGCCGCCTTGCATGCTTTTGGTCTCGATGGTTCTTTCCTGACCCAGACCTTTGTGGCTGTGGCTGCGGACAATATGGACCCTTGTGATCTGCGAATCGAACGAGGGGATGAGGCGGTGCGCAGCCTGGTGCAGCACGCCAAACCTCTGTATGACTTTGTTATCGATGCTGCGATAGATGCTTTCGACACGCAGTTCACCACCGGTCAGATGGGGGCGGTGAAGGCCGTGTCTCCGGTGATTGCGCAGATTCGTGACCGTTCACTGCTGGATTTGTATGCGCGTAAGGCTGCACGTCGGGTTGGCGTTGAAATGGAGATTATGAATCGGGAGGTGGCGGCCGCCCGCAGGAATCTTCATGTGAGGGATGAGGATGCCTATGCGTCGAGGAATCATCGTCAGACCTTGAACCAGATTCATGAACGTGGCGAGAATCCATCGTCGAGTATGGTCGACCGGAAGAAGCTGGAGCATCAGGATGCGCTGATGCAGGGGTATTTCCGCATCGACGATGCCGTGTTCATCTGTGAACAACAGTTCATGGGCACCTTGATTCAGGTGCCTCGTGCGGTCAATCGCGAGATGTTCGCCCAGCTCGATGAATCGAATTTCACCACGCCTGTTTTCCGTTCGCTGTTCCAGGCGGTCGATGCCGCTGGTGGGCTGCCGAGTGAGGACACTCCGCAAGGCTTGTGGATGCATAATGTGACCAAGGCGACCGGTCCCTGGTTGCAGCAGGTCATCAATGAGCTTGCCGTGATGCCTCTGCCTTTGCCGCAGGACGACAACACCAGTGGAGTGCGTGATTCGGCGGTTCCGGAGAGCAATGCGGCTGCCGTACAGCTCCGCCCGCCGACCGTTGCGGAAACGCAGTACGCTTCGGAGCTGTTGGTCCGTTTGCTGGATATGGGGTATATGCGTCGCATCGCGGTGGCCAAACGTCGCATGAACCAGATGGTCGATGGGCCTGACAAGTTCAAACTGCTGGGTGAGATAACGTCGTTGGAGACCGCTCGCAAGGATTTGCAGGCGCAGGTCTATGGAAACACCGTTTCCTGA
- a CDS encoding isopeptide-forming domain-containing fimbrial protein, translated as MYFVRYDGSVTSEPTYATVAGLRPAFRLSLDRLLLSAHSKNQSQELNAPNSGTPDSLRLTFVDADASLELSKVPFIEQDAEAGGEWVLKDLEGSSNLESQSGLGWKLVDPTDDSGEVVASGRTNYDAAAKSDGNMVVPCGTLTAGKAYTLSVWGQQDGSDTVGWSNRATKPVTGTVKANGSGECALNIKSSPSFGIELTGTTAGSLTAYRIGDYQDEVFDQTGALKSVRLDTSEGLGTVLKTAAETAGGDVDADNPIGWVAAKWLGYPTDPLSDDVTSAFSPYAGQLQLFAKELAKDTGALGAAAGSLPKLDGGPETLKVSGPGLYLIVDSSQGAGGSLPIVVGTKVFNDALGEDGSYVDFVDAGVKGKPRLGVASLKTSIADIAKRIVNDAGLDGFDVGAEVEYEIALRVPDLSGFTVFSGTYQFDVSDVAESGVTLPDAGDVRVFVGETDVTEQLPANSITVSGQTLLVTGLQSLFAGSRMTGVENLASVPAGSLIRIRYTAVLNASAVVSSPVEGESLKPNVNAVTLTRSRIGEVSNGWTDAGAGLESKAATANAYTFKLDVVKLDKDDPSKRLGGVEFEVSRAEQEGGSETLEFVGSDGVYRLAVDGEAGSATVVTKADGTLSLQGVEARGLSFKETKAPSGYFRVSDFTVDIRPVWNEDATQVTKVTYATSGTNLAYVSQDGRQMVVLDPAWSLANLPYTGGIGILILLIVGGLMLVFAVRPYVLSKRAERDANLV; from the coding sequence GTGTACTTCGTACGTTATGACGGTTCTGTAACTAGTGAGCCAACCTACGCCACTGTTGCAGGGTTGCGCCCTGCTTTTCGTCTGAGTCTTGACCGTCTGTTGTTGTCGGCGCATAGTAAGAATCAGTCGCAGGAGTTGAATGCTCCGAATAGTGGTACTCCTGATTCGTTGCGGTTGACGTTTGTTGATGCTGATGCGAGCCTGGAGTTGTCTAAGGTGCCGTTCATCGAGCAGGATGCTGAAGCTGGTGGTGAGTGGGTGTTGAAGGATTTGGAGGGTTCTTCGAATCTGGAGTCTCAGTCTGGGTTGGGTTGGAAGCTGGTTGACCCTACTGATGATTCGGGCGAGGTGGTGGCTTCGGGGCGTACGAATTATGATGCGGCGGCGAAGTCGGATGGCAATATGGTGGTGCCGTGCGGGACGCTGACGGCGGGCAAAGCATACACCTTGTCGGTGTGGGGTCAGCAGGATGGTTCGGATACGGTGGGTTGGTCGAATCGTGCGACCAAGCCGGTAACGGGTACCGTGAAGGCGAACGGTTCGGGTGAGTGCGCGTTGAATATCAAGTCCTCTCCCTCCTTTGGTATCGAGCTGACGGGCACCACGGCGGGCTCGTTGACGGCGTACAGGATTGGTGATTACCAGGACGAGGTGTTTGACCAGACTGGTGCGTTGAAGAGTGTGCGTTTGGATACTTCTGAGGGTTTGGGCACGGTGTTGAAGACGGCTGCTGAGACTGCTGGTGGTGATGTGGATGCGGATAATCCTATTGGTTGGGTGGCGGCGAAATGGCTTGGGTATCCGACTGACCCGTTGAGTGATGATGTGACTTCGGCGTTTAGTCCGTATGCGGGTCAGTTGCAGTTGTTCGCCAAGGAGTTGGCGAAGGATACGGGTGCGTTGGGTGCTGCTGCGGGGAGTTTGCCGAAGTTGGATGGTGGTCCTGAGACGCTCAAGGTGTCTGGTCCGGGCTTGTATCTGATTGTGGATTCATCTCAGGGTGCGGGTGGTTCCTTGCCGATTGTCGTGGGTACGAAGGTGTTCAACGATGCTCTTGGTGAGGATGGGTCGTATGTGGATTTCGTGGATGCGGGCGTGAAGGGCAAGCCTCGGTTGGGTGTGGCGTCGTTGAAGACGAGCATTGCGGATATCGCGAAGCGAATTGTGAACGATGCGGGGTTGGATGGTTTCGATGTGGGTGCCGAGGTGGAGTATGAGATAGCGCTTCGGGTACCTGATTTGAGTGGGTTCACGGTGTTTTCCGGTACGTATCAGTTTGATGTGTCTGATGTAGCTGAGTCCGGGGTGACGTTGCCCGATGCAGGAGATGTACGGGTCTTTGTGGGTGAAACGGATGTGACCGAACAGTTGCCGGCCAATTCGATTACGGTGTCGGGTCAGACGCTTTTGGTGACGGGGTTGCAGAGTCTGTTTGCTGGGTCTCGCATGACAGGTGTTGAGAACCTGGCCTCGGTGCCTGCGGGTTCGTTGATTCGCATCCGCTATACGGCGGTGTTGAATGCGTCGGCTGTGGTGTCGTCTCCTGTTGAGGGGGAGTCGTTGAAGCCGAATGTGAATGCCGTGACCCTGACCCGCTCCCGTATAGGCGAGGTATCCAACGGTTGGACGGATGCGGGTGCTGGTTTGGAGTCGAAGGCCGCGACGGCGAACGCGTATACGTTCAAGCTGGACGTGGTGAAGCTGGACAAGGATGACCCGTCCAAGAGGCTTGGTGGCGTGGAGTTCGAGGTGAGTCGTGCGGAACAGGAGGGTGGCAGTGAGACCCTCGAGTTCGTGGGCTCTGATGGTGTGTATCGTCTGGCGGTCGATGGTGAGGCGGGCAGTGCCACGGTGGTCACCAAAGCTGATGGCACGTTGTCGTTGCAGGGTGTGGAGGCTCGTGGGCTGTCCTTCAAGGAGACGAAGGCTCCGTCGGGCTATTTCAGGGTGTCGGATTTCACGGTGGATATCCGTCCCGTGTGGAATGAGGATGCCACGCAGGTGACGAAGGTGACGTATGCCACGTCGGGCACGAATCTCGCCTACGTGTCCCAGGATGGCAGGCAGATGGTGGTCCTTGACCCGGCGTGGAGCCTGGCCAACCTGCCCTACACGGGTGGTATAGGTATTCTCATCCTGCTTATCGTCGGCGGCCTGATGCTTGTGTTCGCCGTCCGGCCTTATGTCCTGTCGAAGCGTGCCGAACGCGACGCGAACCTGGTCTAG
- a CDS encoding heavy metal translocating P-type ATPase — translation MAADQRINTQGILRFSASRVLLLVTVLIGVVAGVLWRIQYPVASWLLIMTAVVSVLHSLWGMIVNIRKGHVGVDILAIVALMSTLAVHEYWAGWVVVLMVFSGEAIEDFAESKAQRNLEALVEAAPSVAHVQGQAPGQESSWNTVPVGEVNVGDTLLVKPGETIPVNGVLHSAQATLDMSMINGEPLPVDLYEGSKLSSGAINGASAIEMVATAKSSDSQYQKIIELVKSAQESRPAAVKTADLLAVPFTVVSLAIAFMAWGFSRDPMRFAEVLVIATPCPLLIAAPVAFMGGTGRLAKAGIVIKAQDILERLGEVSHVFFDKTGTLTQKKPRVDRIELSAWSQQRGVNPDQLLISAGMLEGYSSHILARGVETAALDLIHARQLPRPVVNDARETTGNGVRAKVADSIIAVGRLKFVDSTVTDGQIASEFPALASNEMVTYVSVDGHMAGRIILKDFPRDNAKDMIRRLDALGVSRVTMLTGDKSDSANIVANAVGIRDVRAELLPEEKVAAVEGARIEPSVEPGRAARLVMWLKGLIGINTEQNISMMVGDGVNDAPVLAASDIGVAMTDGSSTAASESAQVVIMNDDISMVPKGIIISRQTRRIMLQAVFGGIIAAILCMIVAAFGAIPAVLGALIQELIDVVCILWALTAIIDRKITS, via the coding sequence ATGGCTGCTGACCAGCGAATAAACACTCAAGGCATACTGCGGTTCAGTGCGAGCCGCGTGCTGCTGCTTGTCACTGTGCTCATCGGTGTGGTGGCGGGTGTGCTGTGGCGTATCCAATATCCGGTGGCTTCATGGCTGCTCATCATGACCGCCGTAGTGAGTGTGCTTCACTCCTTGTGGGGCATGATTGTGAATATCCGCAAGGGCCATGTGGGCGTCGACATTCTGGCCATCGTCGCGCTGATGTCCACTCTTGCGGTTCATGAGTATTGGGCCGGCTGGGTCGTGGTGCTCATGGTCTTTTCCGGCGAGGCCATCGAGGATTTTGCGGAGTCGAAGGCTCAGCGCAATCTTGAGGCGCTCGTGGAGGCGGCTCCTTCCGTCGCCCACGTACAAGGGCAGGCGCCTGGGCAGGAGTCCTCCTGGAATACCGTACCGGTCGGTGAGGTGAACGTCGGTGACACCCTGTTGGTGAAACCGGGGGAGACGATTCCGGTCAACGGCGTGCTGCACAGTGCACAGGCAACGTTGGATATGTCGATGATTAACGGCGAACCGCTGCCCGTCGACCTGTACGAAGGCTCCAAGCTGTCTTCGGGTGCCATCAACGGGGCTTCGGCCATCGAGATGGTGGCAACGGCGAAATCTTCGGATTCGCAATACCAGAAGATTATCGAACTGGTGAAATCCGCTCAGGAGTCACGTCCTGCCGCCGTCAAGACCGCGGACTTGCTGGCGGTGCCGTTCACCGTGGTATCGCTGGCCATCGCCTTCATGGCGTGGGGTTTCTCCCGGGACCCGATGCGTTTCGCCGAAGTGCTGGTCATCGCCACGCCCTGCCCGTTGCTGATTGCAGCTCCTGTGGCTTTCATGGGAGGCACGGGACGTCTGGCCAAGGCCGGTATCGTCATCAAGGCCCAGGACATTCTTGAGCGTCTCGGCGAGGTCAGTCACGTATTCTTCGACAAAACGGGGACCTTGACCCAGAAGAAGCCTCGGGTGGACCGCATCGAGCTCAGTGCGTGGTCGCAGCAGAGGGGGGTGAATCCCGACCAGCTGTTGATTTCGGCGGGAATGCTCGAAGGCTATTCATCGCACATTCTGGCCCGTGGCGTAGAGACGGCCGCGTTGGATTTGATACATGCCAGGCAATTGCCACGCCCTGTGGTCAACGATGCCCGTGAAACCACCGGTAACGGCGTGCGGGCGAAGGTGGCGGACAGCATCATCGCTGTGGGCAGACTGAAATTTGTGGATTCTACGGTTACCGACGGCCAGATAGCATCGGAATTTCCGGCACTGGCCTCCAATGAGATGGTCACCTATGTGTCGGTCGACGGGCATATGGCCGGGCGCATCATCCTCAAGGACTTCCCTCGTGACAATGCAAAGGACATGATTCGGCGACTCGATGCTCTCGGGGTTTCGCGGGTGACGATGCTGACGGGTGACAAGTCGGATTCGGCGAATATCGTGGCCAATGCCGTGGGTATCCGCGATGTGCGCGCGGAGCTGTTGCCCGAAGAAAAAGTGGCTGCGGTTGAAGGCGCCCGCATCGAGCCGAGTGTGGAACCCGGTCGCGCTGCCCGCCTGGTGATGTGGTTGAAGGGGCTTATCGGCATCAATACCGAGCAGAACATCAGCATGATGGTAGGCGATGGCGTCAACGATGCTCCGGTCCTTGCCGCCTCCGATATCGGCGTGGCGATGACGGATGGTTCGTCCACCGCGGCATCCGAATCGGCGCAGGTGGTCATTATGAACGATGACATCTCCATGGTGCCCAAGGGGATTATCATTTCGCGTCAGACCAGACGAATCATGCTGCAGGCGGTGTTCGGAGGAATCATCGCAGCGATTCTCTGCATGATCGTGGCGGCCTTCGGTGCCATACCGGCCGTGCTGGGCGCGCTGATTCAGGAACTCATTGATGTGGTCTGTATCCTGTGGGCGCTGACGGCCATCATCGACAGGAAAATCACGTCCTGA
- a CDS encoding MFS transporter, with translation MSESQVVAKDTRKPGEASVDSYNGNAKHALIPLLVIFILGTLCLQAFNLVFQQIGDSLGASQQASLITAIPGIVLGIVCFVYGSLTDFISLKKMVMVGLIVLLASSICGFLFNGNIILVIVFRALQTAGAQVAGSVYLVIAAKYLKSSEKVVYFGIFTAGYQLSTAIGVLAGGFLSSINWAYLFLIPVLSIFVVPFLFRNLPSGTVKGSRIDVLGFGIFGLAIAALTLFFSNINWLYLAASAVLFIVFAVYISKARHPFISVDFFRNTRWLKGITLILVFYAINYCFTPLFNGIGKLYGLSSASVSLYLVWAFIVATIVATSSGMIVRAIGRQAAIITAAILMVVGLLTTAICVNQHMALLAITACIYYAGMGLLYSPVVDTVLGTLDSSETGRGIGMNDLAMNVTASIGIAIFGSLMGTGFLSSGSIGGQSGAAANYANLLLIFAGIVLVGLVVYLVFRRSLNRSAEEGAA, from the coding sequence ATGTCTGAATCACAGGTTGTGGCGAAGGATACTCGGAAACCAGGGGAGGCAAGCGTCGATAGTTACAACGGAAACGCCAAGCATGCGTTGATTCCCTTGCTGGTGATTTTCATTCTAGGAACATTATGCTTGCAGGCTTTTAATCTGGTCTTTCAGCAGATCGGCGACTCTCTTGGCGCTTCGCAACAGGCTTCGCTGATTACCGCAATACCGGGCATCGTGCTCGGAATAGTGTGCTTTGTCTATGGTTCGCTCACGGACTTCATCTCGCTCAAGAAGATGGTCATGGTCGGTCTGATTGTCCTCTTGGCGAGTTCGATATGCGGATTCCTGTTCAATGGGAACATCATATTGGTGATTGTGTTCCGTGCGCTGCAGACCGCCGGTGCCCAGGTGGCGGGCTCCGTATATCTGGTGATAGCTGCCAAATATCTGAAGAGCAGCGAGAAGGTCGTATACTTCGGCATCTTTACCGCAGGCTACCAGCTGTCGACGGCGATAGGGGTTCTCGCAGGCGGTTTCCTCAGCTCTATCAATTGGGCGTACCTGTTCCTGATACCGGTGCTGTCCATTTTCGTGGTTCCATTCCTGTTCCGGAATCTGCCATCGGGCACGGTGAAGGGCTCCAGAATAGATGTTCTCGGATTCGGTATTTTCGGTCTGGCCATCGCGGCTCTGACCCTATTCTTCTCGAATATCAACTGGCTCTATTTGGCGGCGAGCGCAGTGCTCTTCATCGTATTCGCCGTGTACATCAGCAAAGCCCGGCATCCCTTCATCTCGGTGGACTTCTTCCGTAACACTCGATGGCTCAAGGGCATCACTCTGATTCTGGTGTTCTATGCAATCAATTACTGCTTCACGCCACTGTTCAACGGCATCGGAAAACTGTATGGGCTCAGTTCGGCCAGTGTTTCGCTGTATTTGGTATGGGCATTCATCGTGGCTACCATAGTCGCCACGTCCTCGGGAATGATTGTCCGGGCCATCGGTCGTCAGGCTGCCATCATCACTGCCGCGATACTCATGGTGGTGGGATTGCTGACGACGGCGATATGCGTCAATCAGCATATGGCTCTGCTTGCGATTACGGCGTGCATTTATTATGCGGGCATGGGATTGCTGTATTCACCAGTGGTGGACACCGTTCTTGGCACGCTTGATTCCTCCGAGACCGGCCGTGGCATCGGCATGAACGATCTCGCCATGAACGTCACGGCTTCGATTGGCATCGCCATATTCGGCAGTCTGATGGGAACAGGCTTCCTCAGTTCCGGTAGCATCGGAGGCCAAAGCGGCGCTGCCGCGAACTATGCGAACCTGCTCCTCATCTTTGCCGGCATCGTACTCGTGGGATTGGTGGTGTATCTGGTATTCCGCCGCTCACTGAACCGTTCGGCCGAAGAGGGTGCCGCGTAG
- a CDS encoding nucleoside hydrolase, whose translation MKLILDLDTGIDDTLAIAYALGSPEVDLIGITGTYGNVRVEQGVRNALAVTDVLGFPNVPVYQGLGHASRKDSFEVQPISAFIHGDNGIGDVSIPDSSRSVEQGSAVDFIIDAVKTYGKDLVYVPTGPMTNIDAALKKAPEIRDSIGSIVLMGGALTVPGNVSAWSEANISQDPDAANALFRSGAPATMIGLDVTLQTLLTYNDTRKWREIGTKASIFLADMTDYYIKAYETTAPHLGGCGLHDPLAVGVAVDPSLVKVLPINMQVDVEGPTRGRTIGDGERLNDAHKTMRVAVGVDVPRFLKEFMHRTSVAVSGKHSNEAK comes from the coding sequence ATGAAACTGATTCTTGACCTCGACACAGGAATTGACGACACACTCGCCATCGCCTACGCGTTAGGGAGTCCGGAGGTCGACCTTATCGGCATCACAGGAACGTATGGCAACGTCAGAGTGGAACAAGGTGTGCGAAACGCACTGGCGGTAACGGATGTATTAGGTTTCCCGAACGTGCCGGTCTACCAGGGGCTCGGACATGCAAGTCGCAAAGACTCTTTCGAAGTTCAGCCGATTTCCGCCTTCATCCACGGAGATAACGGTATCGGTGATGTTTCCATTCCGGATTCTTCACGCAGCGTGGAGCAGGGCTCCGCAGTCGATTTTATTATCGATGCCGTAAAGACCTATGGCAAAGACCTGGTGTACGTGCCTACCGGCCCTATGACCAACATCGATGCCGCGTTGAAGAAGGCTCCTGAAATACGAGACAGCATCGGCTCCATCGTGCTGATGGGAGGTGCGCTTACTGTTCCGGGTAATGTTTCCGCCTGGTCGGAAGCCAATATTTCGCAGGACCCTGATGCGGCTAATGCACTGTTCCGTTCAGGTGCCCCGGCCACGATGATTGGTCTGGACGTGACTCTGCAAACGCTTCTTACCTACAACGACACCAGGAAATGGCGTGAAATCGGCACGAAGGCGAGCATCTTCCTTGCCGATATGACCGATTACTACATCAAGGCCTATGAGACGACGGCTCCCCATCTTGGCGGGTGCGGTTTGCATGACCCTCTGGCTGTCGGTGTTGCCGTCGACCCAAGCTTGGTAAAGGTGTTGCCTATCAATATGCAAGTCGATGTCGAAGGACCTACACGCGGAAGAACCATAGGTGATGGTGAGCGGCTGAACGACGCTCATAAAACCATGCGCGTTGCCGTTGGTGTGGATGTGCCGCGTTTCCTGAAGGAATTCATGCACCGTACTTCCGTGGCTGTGAGCGGGAAGCACAGTAACGAGGCAAAGTAA